Within Methanobacterium bryantii, the genomic segment TAGAAAAATACAACTCTTTAAACACTTCTAAATGGAAAAACACCTTTTTCTTCATATTCTTTTTTAAGCCAAGCTTTTAAAATAGGCTCTGCAATATCATAACCTACTTCGTTTAGTTCTATCAATTCTAATTTCTGTAATTTATTTAATGGTTTACTTAATGAACCTGGAGTTATATTCAATTTATTTGCAATGTCTTTCCGTTTAATAGGGCCATTAATAATGGTTGTTATAATATTTTGTTCTTGTAAGGTCAATCTATTCCATTGATTCGATAAATGAACTGCAATTAGTGGTAATGTCCTTTTAAATTCTTTTTTTACTTTGTTTTCATCTAAAAGAATATCTGTTGGAAGTAATTTAGCAAATGTATTTACATAAAATGGTATTCCATTTGTGCATTTGTAAAATCTTTCAAATCCTCCATCATCCAAATTTAGAGAAGGTAATTTTTCATTTAGATAATTTTGTACTGTTTGCTTAGTGAATGGGTGTATTTCTATATTTAACATTCTACCTCCAAAAGCACCATCTTTACCTGCTATTTGTTCAGTTATAGAATCTCTTGAATTTACAGATCCTGAGAAAACATAGGCTACGTTTTTTTGACTTTGAATTACGCTTCTAAGGAACCATAAAAATGTATTTAATCTATCACCCAGATCCTTAAGAACCTGAAATTCATCAATAATGAGAATGGATCCTTTAATTTCATCAGAATGGTCTTCATAAATTAGTTGTGGTAGTTCTAAAACAAATTTTGAAAGCTTTTTATAATCATCTTCTGCTTTAGGTATGGGTATAGGATATCCTCCAGCATCTACAAACTCTCGTATTCCAAAATTTTTTGTTGTCAATTGTCTTTTTACCTTATTTAATATTTTAGAAAACCCCTTATTTTTGCATGATTCCATCCAACATTCATAAAAATGTATCATTATGCCCATTTCAGTTAAGTTACCCATTTGATAACCAGATGTAGCAGACAGATCAGCATAACAAATCAGATAATTATTTTCAAGTTCTTTTTTTATTTTTTTAAGTAAAACTGTCTTTCCTACTCCCCTAATACCGGCTATCATAAGCGTTGGAGCAGATCCAGTAGAAGTTGATTCTAATAATGTTTTAATTAACGAAATATCTTCTTCCCTATTGTAAAATTGTTCATCGGTTAATTCTGCATCTGTTCCCCATGCTAAGTCATCCATATAATCACCTGAGTACCTACTCTTTTTTGTAATATATATTCTATTTTAGATCAGGTACTATATGTAGTGTGTTTTACAATATGTATTCCTTTTTGGATCATGTGTTGTTTATATTTCAAATTAGAATACATGATCCAAAATAGATCATGTATACTATGGAATCCTTTTTACAATATATATCCTATTTTAGATCATATATTTAAATAAAATAATAAAAATTATATTATTTACAATAAAGATAAATTAATTTTTGTACTGTTTAAATCATTTTTAGTATTTTATTTTGATTAATTTTATATTAAATCTATGATTACATGATTTTATAACTTAATAATCCTAATTAATCTAATTATTGTACTGTAAAGCTTTAAAATTTGCATTTAAGCTTTTCTACTTTTCATTAAATAGTATATCTTTTTAATATAGTATGATCTTATAGTACCGTAAGTACTTACAATGCTCAAGTGTTTTAAAGAGGTGTAAAATTGTCTTGCAGAGTAGATGAAAGAAGAATTTTAGCTGCACTAAATCAGCTTGAAAGAAAAACAGGAAAACCAATGCGAAAAAATTTTCTAAATAAAGTCTATCTAAACAGAAAAAAGGATGCAAAACTAACACTGCTAAGTTTTGTGACAAATAAAAGTGAAAGCAAGATTGCAGGGGAATTAATAAGCCAACATATAAAAAATTTTGAAAATGAGAATGGAAGATTAGAAATATTAGCAAAAGAGCTTTTAAAGGTGAGTAAATGTATAAAAGATGTAGGTATTCCTGTGGAATAGGAACTTGCATAGAATGTAAAATTTGCTATCCCCAAAATGATGAGAGTATAAAGAATTACATTAAAAAAATTTTTAGAATGATTAAAACAATGTTCTTTAATTAGAGGAAGAAATTATGAAAAATATTAACTGGTAGAACTGTTATTCAAAAAAGCCAATTTTACATTATATCATATAGCCCATCTTACCGAAAAAACATTAAATTACAATTAAACAATGATGAAAAATGTGTGTGAGTATGGAAAAAAAGCATATTACATTCTATTTTATTTGGAAAATCATTCAAACTCAATTATCTTTAAAATTCTGTTTATTAAATAAAAAGCTGTATTTACTACTATTTTCAACTAATAATCCTTTAAAACCATTATTTTTCTATTTATTTACTTCTATCCGGTTTAATTTTGTATATATGATGTATAAAAACTATCTAATAAGTAATACTAAAATAAATAAAATTAATTTAGTAATAATAATTCATTAAGTTTGTATAATAAAATATGCACAAAATGTTTAACATTTTAGCTAACTTCAGGATAAATCCAACAAAATGTTTAACATTTTAGTAAACTTCTAAATGAACCATGAAAAAGGAAATATTATAACTTCAAATTAAAAATAGAAGGAATTAAAATGTCTAAATATGTTAATAAGCTTTTAAAATTTTATAATGAGCAAAAAGATATTAAACCACCTAAACCGTATATTAAATCATTGAAAAAACTTTTAGAATTTTATGGAGTTAAACCAGATTAAGTTGACAATAGAAAAATGATATAAAAATATTAGTTATGAATTTTTGATATATTTGTTATAGAGCATTTAAGTTTACTTTTTTCTTATAATTTCTTCAATTTGTGGTATGTATCTTGTTCACTTTCAAAAATGATGTTATCAATATCTTGTTCATATGGTAACCTCCTATTTTTTGGTGCAGAGCGGGGTTATGACACCCTTAACAACGCAATTGCTCTACTAATGATTAATGATATGTTTAAAGCAGTTTTTTGTCTTGTTTTGAATTTTTAATGTAAACTGATTGCAGATTATTTTCCGTGATGATTATATTTGGTAAGTTGTGTTATTACTTGCTTATTTGTGTGTTATTACTTGCTTATTATATCAGTAATATAATAAAAACTTTACGATTAGTATTAAATACAAAAATAATATTAATATAATATTTTAATTAGTTATTAATTAACTACTAATTTAAGTAATATTGATAGAATCTATTTTATAATTCTCTTTGATATAATTAAATTTAAAAAAAATTAATGTACAAAATGAAGTAGGAATAGGACTTAGTAATGAAATCTAATAGTTTTTTTAATAGATATAAAAAAATAATTTATATATAATTCATTATATTAATCCAGTTATTAAATAATTAAATATCATCCTAAAAAAGAGCATTTAAATAATTTCAATTTTTGTTTTAAAATAATAAAAGGTATGATTAAGGAAGTTAGTTCCTTAATCTACCATACAATAAACCACTACCTATCATCAATGTTGATAAAACAGCAGGTAATATAGGTAAACCAGTTTTTTGCATAGGTACTGTTTGTCCAGCAGATTTGTTTGCAGCGTTGTTTGCAGCGTTGTTACCACCACTGTTACCTCCACTGGATCCACAGCCATTTCCACAGTAGCCGCTGTAGTATAAGTAGTACATGATTTTCTTTTGGATGATTATGATGGTTGTTTCATCGTCTTTTCCATCTTCTTTTCCATCATCGCCATCGTTTGCATCCTGGCCATCATCTATTTCAGACTGGTCATCACCATCTTGTTGATCATCATTTTCATCAGATTGACCATCATCGCCATTATCTACAGCATCTTGACCTTGATCAGTATCCTGTACAGTTGTGTCGCCTGTACCTGAATCTGTATCTGCTGCAGCACCAAATCCCATTCCAGCACCTATAACCATTACAAATGCTAGAAGTAATACTAATGCTTTTTTCATATTCTTTTCCTCCAGTATTTTAGGCGTAGGGCAGGGTTAGTAAAACTCCATCTATATTTAAGATACCCTACTTAACGATTTATTTGCTTTGAGTCCCTAATTATCTGATTCAATATCAAAAATGGGACATTAAATGCCATTATTTTTTAGTTTTTGTTTATAAGGATCTTCTAGTTAAGGGAGAGATCAATGGATGCGTAAAACTAATTGTGGAAATTATTGATTTTTTAGATTTGATGGATTGTAACATATCTTCCCCTTTGATAGCTGTATTTCTTGCAAGTATCATGTTATTACTATTGTAGCTTATTATATTATTAATATAATAAAAACTTTACTATTTGTATTAAAAGGAAAAATAATATTAATATACCCAGCAGATTAACCAATAAAAAAATAGTAATTTAACTAATATTAAGAAAGCATTTTTTGCAACCCTCTTTAGTACTAACAAATTTAAAAAAATAAAGTTTAAAAAATAGAGTGCAATTAGAAACTTCTAAATAAATTTGATTTATTTTGCAGTAATTATAATGAAATGAACTTTATTTTGTATATTGAAACGTATAAATCAATAATGACCAATATTTCATGAAAATAAACGATTTAAAAGCTAAATCTATTTAATGTTTTGGATAATTAAGACTACTGGGGGAATGTGAAAATAAAAAAGGAGCTTAAATTGTAATTGTACTGTATTTAAATCAGATGAATTGATAAAAAAAGTTTTTAGTATATATTAACAAATTTAAACCTATAAAATTAAAAAAATAAAAAAAATAAGAATTATTTCCTTATTTTTACATATAATGAGCCACTAAGTACAAGTAATATGGATAAAAGTGCAGGTACAACTGGTAAACCAGTTTTCTGTAGTGGCAATGTTTTTCCAGGATCTTTCTGATGATTTGTGTTGGGATCTAAGTTTAGGTTATATGAATCAATAGTTATATTTCCGACATCGTTTGAATCTTGTGCTGCAGCTGCACTAACTCCGAGACTAA encodes:
- a CDS encoding AAA family ATPase encodes the protein MDDLAWGTDAELTDEQFYNREEDISLIKTLLESTSTGSAPTLMIAGIRGVGKTVLLKKIKKELENNYLICYADLSATSGYQMGNLTEMGIMIHFYECWMESCKNKGFSKILNKVKRQLTTKNFGIREFVDAGGYPIPIPKAEDDYKKLSKFVLELPQLIYEDHSDEIKGSILIIDEFQVLKDLGDRLNTFLWFLRSVIQSQKNVAYVFSGSVNSRDSITEQIAGKDGAFGGRMLNIEIHPFTKQTVQNYLNEKLPSLNLDDGGFERFYKCTNGIPFYVNTFAKLLPTDILLDENKVKKEFKRTLPLIAVHLSNQWNRLTLQEQNIITTIINGPIKRKDIANKLNITPGSLSKPLNKLQKLELIELNEVGYDIAEPILKAWLKKEYEEKGVFPFRSV